Proteins encoded together in one Candidatus Hydrogenedentota bacterium window:
- a CDS encoding alginate lyase family protein, whose amino-acid sequence MKGMLMLSALLICAFSHTPAAVELPPALAAPGSIFLSAREAETVRARCRNDDEARALRVALVTEADALVGEPLEIPHAGGQWTHWYSCKKDGGGLEAESPARHVCRECGEVYSGWPYDDVYVTHRHHHWLGGVETLGWAYTLEPNRVYAERARRILLEYASFYRDLPQHDTKGEASNRGGRLFAQTLDESVDLCRICAGYDRVYSDPCFRAEDHAQIVEGLLRPMVETIRTNDRGISNWQTWHNAGVLCAGLVIGDRGYVDWAINGKHGFLFQMREGSVVESGMWYEESPLYHWYALNAIMYTAEGAARSGIDLYSLPIVRKLFDAPIRQVFPDLTFPAMNDSSSSSIRAQRAFYAIAWKRYRDPRYAALAAPCDSPRALFWGEPLPSGRLPRLRLETSNEVCEGLAILRDKAGQTAVFVDYGPGRSGHVQPAKLNLILYAHGAERFLDPGRLPYGNPLHQAWYRQTVAHNTVVVDGVSQRRAEGRLIAFRNMPAYALAHVAADDAYDGVALERVVVLAGSTILDLFRCRSDQSHTYDLPLHLRGDLERIAGIEACGPLGDKDGYQVLADTGKLQTDDREATLLTGNGRRIHVQFLDDAPVFRATGLGATPRERLPVLLRRQQGNEAVFAAVYTLLEPRQAPPICAFERGKRRLLLRAGNVVLRLGDHAHVRVHGAEHD is encoded by the coding sequence ATGAAAGGCATGTTAATGCTGTCTGCATTGCTGATATGCGCCTTTTCTCACACACCGGCCGCCGTCGAGCTGCCGCCGGCCTTGGCCGCGCCCGGTTCCATCTTTCTGTCCGCCCGGGAAGCAGAAACCGTTCGGGCTCGCTGCCGGAACGATGACGAAGCGCGCGCGCTTCGCGTTGCCCTGGTGACCGAGGCGGATGCGCTCGTGGGAGAACCGCTCGAAATCCCGCATGCGGGGGGACAATGGACCCACTGGTACAGCTGCAAGAAAGACGGCGGCGGCCTCGAAGCCGAATCGCCGGCGCGCCATGTCTGCCGCGAATGCGGAGAGGTCTACTCCGGGTGGCCGTACGACGATGTCTATGTGACGCATAGACACCATCACTGGCTCGGCGGCGTGGAAACGCTGGGCTGGGCCTATACGCTCGAGCCGAACCGTGTCTACGCCGAACGTGCACGCCGAATCTTGCTCGAATATGCATCGTTCTACCGTGACCTGCCGCAACATGACACGAAAGGGGAGGCCAGCAACCGCGGGGGACGCTTGTTTGCGCAGACGCTCGATGAATCGGTGGACTTGTGCAGAATTTGCGCCGGTTACGACCGTGTTTACAGCGATCCGTGCTTCCGCGCCGAAGATCATGCCCAAATTGTGGAAGGACTGCTCCGGCCGATGGTGGAAACCATACGCACGAACGACAGGGGCATCTCGAACTGGCAGACCTGGCACAACGCGGGCGTGCTCTGCGCGGGACTGGTAATTGGTGACCGCGGCTACGTCGATTGGGCCATCAACGGCAAGCACGGCTTTCTATTTCAGATGCGCGAGGGTTCGGTCGTCGAGAGCGGCATGTGGTATGAGGAATCGCCCTTGTATCACTGGTACGCGCTGAACGCGATCATGTACACGGCGGAAGGCGCCGCGCGTTCCGGCATCGATTTGTACAGCCTGCCTATTGTCCGGAAGCTGTTCGATGCGCCGATACGCCAGGTCTTCCCCGACCTGACGTTTCCGGCGATGAACGACAGCAGCAGCAGCAGCATTCGCGCGCAACGGGCCTTTTACGCGATTGCGTGGAAGCGTTATCGCGATCCCCGTTATGCCGCGCTGGCGGCGCCGTGCGATTCGCCCAGGGCGCTGTTCTGGGGCGAGCCGCTGCCCTCTGGCAGACTGCCGCGACTGCGTCTCGAAACATCCAACGAGGTGTGCGAAGGCTTGGCGATTTTGCGCGACAAGGCAGGCCAGACGGCTGTTTTCGTCGATTACGGGCCGGGGCGCTCCGGGCATGTGCAGCCCGCGAAACTGAACCTGATTCTCTACGCGCACGGCGCCGAGCGGTTCCTCGATCCGGGACGCCTGCCCTATGGAAATCCCTTGCATCAGGCTTGGTACCGTCAGACGGTCGCGCACAATACGGTCGTCGTCGACGGCGTCTCGCAACGCCGCGCCGAAGGCCGGCTCATTGCTTTCCGAAACATGCCGGCATATGCGCTCGCGCACGTTGCCGCGGATGACGCCTACGACGGTGTCGCTCTGGAACGCGTGGTCGTCCTGGCGGGCAGCACGATCCTGGACCTGTTTCGTTGCCGTTCTGACCAGAGCCACACGTATGATCTGCCATTGCATCTGCGCGGCGATCTCGAACGCATCGCGGGCATTGAAGCCTGCGGCCCCCTCGGCGACAAAGACGGCTATCAGGTCCTTGCGGACACAGGTAAACTGCAAACGGATGACCGTGAGGCAACATTGCTGACGGGAAACGGGCGGCGCATTCATGTCCAATTCCTCGATGATGCGCCGGTTTTCCGCGCGACAGGCCTCGGCGCCACGCCGCGCGAGCGTTTGCCCGTGCTGTTGCGGCGGCAGCAAGGCAACGAAGCCGTCTTCGCCGCGGTCTATACGCTGCTGGAGCCGCGGCAAGCGCCGCCAATATGCGCGTTCGAGCGCGGCAAGCGCCGCCTGCTGTTGCGGGCGGGCAACGTGGTGCTGCGGCTTGGCGACCACGCCCATGTGCGCGTGCATGGCGCGGAGCACGACTAG
- a CDS encoding radical SAM protein, protein MSDPRLDETLRVTEIYRSIQGESTWAGLPCTFVRLTGCPLRCAWCDTAYAFSGGERMSLRDILERAAALGVTLVEITGGEPLAQQGCGALAELLIQREYTVLLETSGALPIDRAPAAAIKIMDLKCPDSGECERNDWTNLDRLSAERDEVKFVIAGRRDYEWARGAVRAHHLETRCKCVLFSPVFGAVAPHDLAAWILEDGLPVRFQLQMHKLIWHPDAKGV, encoded by the coding sequence ATGAGTGACCCCAGGCTCGACGAAACGCTCCGCGTAACGGAGATTTACCGCAGCATCCAGGGCGAATCGACCTGGGCCGGATTGCCGTGCACCTTCGTGCGGCTGACCGGTTGCCCGCTGCGATGCGCCTGGTGCGACACGGCATACGCGTTCAGCGGAGGCGAGCGGATGAGCCTCCGCGATATCCTCGAGCGCGCCGCCGCGCTGGGCGTGACGCTCGTCGAAATCACCGGCGGCGAGCCGCTCGCCCAGCAGGGTTGCGGCGCGCTGGCGGAACTACTCATCCAGCGCGAGTACACGGTGCTGCTCGAGACCAGCGGCGCACTGCCTATCGACCGGGCGCCGGCGGCGGCTATCAAGATCATGGACCTGAAATGCCCCGACAGCGGCGAATGCGAGAGAAACGACTGGACGAACCTGGACCGCCTGTCCGCTGAACGGGACGAAGTCAAATTCGTGATTGCAGGCCGCCGCGACTATGAATGGGCGCGCGGCGCGGTGCGCGCGCACCACCTCGAAACACGCTGCAAATGCGTGCTATTCTCTCCCGTGTTCGGGGCTGTCGCGCCGCACGACCTCGCGGCGTGGATACTTGAAGACGGCCTCCCCGTCCGATTCCAGCTTCAGATGCACAAGCTCATCTGGCATCCCGATGCCAAAGGCGTTTAG
- a CDS encoding 6-carboxytetrahydropterin synthase: protein MEELPERIRFTFEAAQSLPQLHEGHPCRRIHGHSYRIEAAADDLAALEPILAALYDRLDHRCLNEIPELECATVERMCAYIWAWVRERGARPTAVVVQETPSSRCVYIGE from the coding sequence ATGGAGGAGTTGCCGGAACGTATTCGTTTCACGTTCGAGGCGGCGCAGTCGCTGCCGCAATTGCACGAGGGGCACCCGTGCCGCCGCATACACGGCCACAGTTATCGCATTGAAGCCGCCGCGGACGACCTCGCTGCTCTCGAACCCATCCTCGCGGCGCTGTATGACCGGCTTGACCATCGCTGCCTGAATGAAATACCCGAGCTCGAATGCGCGACCGTCGAGCGTATGTGCGCATACATCTGGGCGTGGGTGCGCGAGCGCGGCGCGCGGCCCACCGCCGTCGTCGTGCAAGAGACCCCATCCTCGCGGTGCGTGTATATCGGGGAGTAG
- a CDS encoding acyltransferase has protein sequence MNKLARTWSSWRHARKFSVCGRGNEFAFPNLLVRGHVEIGSYCRFRNNVVLRAAGSGRIVIGNRSGFSWNCVVVAAELVEIGNRTGIAENVVMHDAIYEFFGSAGGCRDVARRTAPIRIGDNCFVGSGCFIGPGVTIGDSAIVAHHSIVTRDIGPLEIWGGRPARKISHRVDGVPESVKREVEELVARFGLQADRMEGRYEY, from the coding sequence ATGAACAAATTGGCCCGCACATGGTCGAGTTGGCGTCATGCACGGAAGTTCTCGGTCTGCGGCCGGGGCAATGAATTCGCTTTTCCGAACCTGCTCGTGCGGGGGCATGTTGAGATCGGTTCGTACTGCCGGTTCCGCAACAACGTCGTGTTGCGCGCCGCGGGCAGCGGGCGGATCGTGATTGGCAACCGCTCCGGCTTCAGTTGGAACTGCGTGGTCGTGGCCGCGGAACTGGTTGAGATAGGCAACCGCACCGGCATTGCGGAAAATGTCGTGATGCACGACGCGATCTACGAGTTCTTCGGGAGTGCCGGCGGTTGCCGCGATGTCGCGCGCCGCACCGCGCCCATTCGCATCGGCGACAATTGTTTCGTCGGCAGCGGCTGTTTCATAGGCCCCGGCGTCACGATCGGCGATAGCGCGATTGTCGCGCACCACAGCATTGTCACACGCGACATTGGCCCGCTAGAGATCTGGGGCGGCCGGCCTGCCCGCAAGATCTCGCACCGGGTCGACGGCGTGCCGGAAAGCGTGAAGCGGGAAGTAGAGGAGCTTGTCGCGCGTTTCGGATTGCAGGCAGACCGCATGGAAGGACGTTACGAATACTGA
- a CDS encoding HAD family hydrolase, with amino-acid sequence MKPKAITFDFWRTLFRDSNGEARHELRVRAFLEASGAPEPAVREAFEVWPPEFTRVHMEEQRTLTPHDAVRMVCRALGIRLPQEKADAVARAFSEAILAHPATPIEGALDAVRAAAARAPAGIISDTAISTGRCLRGLLDRFGFLPHLISLTFSDEVGVSKPRPQMFEQAAARLGLRPSEILHIGDLEPTDVAGIHGVGGTAGLFAGDNAKFLGNTRAEYTFTTWREFIERLPELV; translated from the coding sequence ATGAAACCCAAGGCCATTACGTTCGATTTCTGGCGGACCCTGTTCCGCGACTCTAACGGGGAGGCACGGCACGAACTGCGCGTCCGGGCCTTCTTGGAGGCATCCGGAGCACCCGAACCCGCCGTGCGCGAGGCGTTCGAAGTCTGGCCGCCCGAATTTACGCGCGTGCACATGGAAGAACAGCGCACGCTCACGCCGCACGACGCCGTCCGCATGGTCTGCCGGGCCTTGGGCATTCGCTTGCCGCAGGAAAAGGCGGATGCCGTCGCGCGCGCCTTTTCCGAGGCGATCCTCGCGCATCCCGCAACGCCGATCGAGGGCGCGCTCGACGCCGTACGCGCTGCCGCCGCGCGCGCGCCGGCAGGCATTATCTCGGACACGGCCATCAGCACCGGTCGATGCCTGCGCGGCCTGCTCGACCGCTTCGGATTCCTGCCCCATCTCATTTCGCTGACCTTTTCCGACGAAGTGGGCGTGTCGAAGCCGCGCCCGCAGATGTTCGAGCAGGCGGCCGCGCGCCTGGGGCTTCGGCCAAGCGAGATCTTGCATATCGGCGACCTGGAGCCAACGGACGTAGCGGGTATTCACGGTGTCGGCGGCACAGCGGGCCTGTTCGCGGGCGACAATGCGAAGTTCCTCGGCAATACCCGGGCGGAGTACACCTTCACCACATGGCGGGAGTTTATTGAACGGCTGCCGGAACTGGTATGA
- a CDS encoding metallophosphoesterase family protein: MIFAALGDVNGNLRAVEAALSDLDEAGILTIVQTGNVAGAPGGDGAARLLRERGVTVARGLRDRQAARFQRSAALLRRKLGEAEWESIRRAHQGLSREILEWFARLPHAVMVSIDGFTIVVCHGAPSGVSRVLDQATPEERLRREREAAPADVIVCGGSETPFSRMVDGTLFVGPGPLGPRPGEACYTVVDLETRPWRARPRVIPVPAAVQ, from the coding sequence ATGATTTTTGCCGCACTGGGAGACGTGAATGGCAACTTGCGCGCCGTCGAAGCCGCGCTTTCGGACCTCGACGAGGCGGGCATTTTGACCATCGTGCAGACGGGCAATGTCGCGGGCGCGCCCGGCGGCGACGGGGCGGCGCGCCTGTTGCGGGAGCGCGGAGTTACGGTCGCGCGGGGGTTGCGCGACCGCCAGGCCGCTCGTTTCCAGCGCAGCGCGGCGTTGCTGCGGCGCAAGCTGGGCGAGGCCGAGTGGGAGTCGATCCGGCGCGCGCATCAGGGTCTCTCGCGCGAAATCCTCGAATGGTTCGCGCGGCTGCCGCATGCCGTCATGGTAAGCATAGACGGCTTTACTATAGTGGTATGCCACGGCGCGCCTTCGGGCGTGTCGCGCGTGCTGGACCAGGCCACGCCCGAGGAGCGGCTCCGGCGCGAACGCGAAGCCGCGCCCGCCGACGTCATCGTGTGCGGCGGCTCAGAGACGCCGTTCTCGCGTATGGTGGATGGCACGCTTTTCGTGGGGCCGGGCCCGCTGGGACCGCGGCCTGGCGAAGCGTGCTACACCGTCGTGGACCTCGAAACCCGGCCTTGGCGCGCGCGGCCGCGGGTCATACCAGTTCCGGCAGCCGTTCAATAA
- a CDS encoding HU family DNA-binding protein, giving the protein MALKKAKPGDKPLTKAQIINALAGETGLSKKDVGGVLCTLTELAYGQAVVGFTIPGVGKLVVVNRKARVGRNPATGEQIKIPAKKVLKFRIAKQAKDAIAPKK; this is encoded by the coding sequence ATGGCGCTAAAGAAAGCGAAACCTGGCGACAAGCCGCTGACCAAGGCCCAGATCATCAATGCGCTGGCGGGCGAAACCGGCCTGAGCAAGAAGGATGTGGGCGGCGTGCTGTGCACGCTGACCGAACTGGCCTATGGCCAGGCGGTTGTCGGCTTCACGATCCCCGGCGTCGGCAAGCTCGTCGTCGTGAATCGGAAGGCCCGCGTAGGCCGCAATCCGGCCACCGGCGAACAGATCAAGATTCCTGCGAAGAAGGTGCTGAAGTTCCGCATCGCGAAGCAGGCAAAAGACGCCATCGCGCCGAAGAAGTAA
- the pyrR gene encoding bifunctional pyr operon transcriptional regulator/uracil phosphoribosyltransferase PyrR: protein MAARNDESTEKTVIMGAEAMHDALQRMAREIIDANEDVASLVMLGILTRGRPLADRLAGIIAEMTGVSLPVGSLATTLYRDDLRAGVGEAKLGGTTHFSFSVDNRTVVLVDDVLAAGRTIRAALDEVMDYGRPKRIQLACLVDRGGRELPIQPDYLGWRINTRPGDWVLVRLQESDGEDAVLEERRGQNNQEGGA, encoded by the coding sequence ATGGCAGCGCGCAACGACGAATCCACCGAAAAAACCGTGATCATGGGCGCCGAAGCGATGCACGACGCGCTTCAGCGCATGGCCCGTGAGATCATCGACGCGAATGAAGATGTCGCATCCCTGGTGATGCTGGGCATCCTGACGCGCGGGCGGCCGCTCGCGGACCGGCTCGCCGGAATTATCGCGGAGATGACCGGCGTGTCGCTTCCCGTCGGGTCCCTCGCCACGACGCTGTACCGCGACGACTTGCGCGCGGGCGTGGGCGAGGCCAAGCTCGGCGGCACCACCCATTTCAGCTTCAGCGTGGATAACCGGACCGTCGTGCTGGTGGACGATGTGCTGGCGGCCGGGCGGACCATACGTGCCGCGCTGGACGAGGTCATGGACTATGGGCGCCCGAAACGGATCCAGCTCGCGTGCCTGGTGGACCGCGGCGGGCGCGAGTTGCCCATCCAGCCCGATTACCTGGGCTGGCGTATCAACACGCGACCGGGCGACTGGGTGTTGGTCCGGCTGCAGGAGAGCGATGGCGAAGACGCGGTCCTCGAGGAACGCCGGGGGCAAAACAACCAAGAGGGAGGAGCATGA
- a CDS encoding aspartate carbamoyltransferase catalytic subunit has product MREAPSTVWTRKDLIGIEGLAREEIELILDTAPQFVEISQRESGIKKVPLLQGRLVVNWFHEPSTRTRTSFELAAKRLSADTLGITSSTSSEVKGETLHDTLANIEAMHTDIIVIRHGCAGAPHILAQHHRSHIINAGDGRHEHPTQALLDAFTMRAHVRAMRGEPEAGLDGLRVSIIGDIANSRVARSNIWCLNKLGARVTLCGPSTLMPVDVERMGVRLTANLKEALDGADVIYALRIQLERQKRGLFPSIREYIRLFRIDNDSLRHAPAHALIMHPGPINRDLELATEVADGPRSVILEQVSNGVAVRMAVMHLLANSGRTRTP; this is encoded by the coding sequence ATGAGGGAGGCGCCATCCACGGTCTGGACGCGCAAGGACCTAATCGGGATTGAGGGCCTGGCGCGGGAAGAAATCGAACTGATCCTCGATACCGCGCCGCAGTTCGTCGAAATCTCGCAGCGCGAGAGCGGGATCAAGAAGGTGCCCCTGTTGCAGGGGCGCCTTGTCGTGAACTGGTTTCACGAGCCGAGCACGCGCACGCGCACCTCGTTCGAACTCGCGGCGAAACGCCTCAGCGCCGACACGCTCGGCATCACCTCGTCGACTTCGAGCGAAGTCAAGGGCGAGACGCTGCACGACACGCTCGCCAATATCGAGGCGATGCACACGGATATCATCGTCATCCGCCACGGTTGCGCGGGCGCGCCGCACATCCTCGCGCAACACCACCGCTCTCATATCATCAACGCGGGCGACGGCCGGCACGAACACCCGACCCAAGCGCTGCTGGACGCCTTCACCATGCGCGCGCATGTCCGTGCGATGCGCGGTGAACCTGAGGCCGGGCTCGACGGCCTGCGCGTCTCGATCATTGGCGACATCGCGAACAGCCGCGTCGCGCGGAGCAACATCTGGTGCCTGAACAAGCTGGGCGCCCGGGTGACGCTGTGCGGGCCAAGCACGCTGATGCCTGTGGACGTCGAGCGGATGGGTGTGCGCCTCACGGCGAATCTCAAGGAAGCCCTGGACGGGGCGGACGTCATCTACGCCCTGCGCATTCAGCTCGAACGCCAGAAACGCGGCTTGTTCCCCAGCATCCGGGAATACATCCGCCTGTTCCGCATCGACAATGACTCGTTGCGCCATGCGCCGGCGCACGCGCTCATCATGCATCCGGGCCCGATCAACAGGGACCTCGAACTGGCGACGGAAGTGGCCGACGGGCCACGCAGCGTTATCCTGGAACAAGTGAGTAATGGCGTCGCGGTCCGTATGGCGGTCATGCACCTGCTGGCGAACAGCGGACGGACGCGCACCCCGTGA